The Hordeum vulgare subsp. vulgare chromosome 7H, MorexV3_pseudomolecules_assembly, whole genome shotgun sequence DNA window ccaacccttataacggaatattccgatattccgttataagggttgggtttgagggttctagtctttgcccctgtttttcaacccttaaaagtgtcaaaaatgtgcaattctcaatccttaaaactggtttttgttttaagggtttgagggttctactagagatgctctaaccctCGGTGGTACTATCAAATCGATGACCATGCCCATTCTTAAGTGTCCTTTTCCACCACTGGTGGTGCTAGCCCATCGGGTCGTCCCCGGTCACCTCCATATAATGTAAGAGACATGTACGGTAACTGATATGGCATACGAAGGATTTGGGCCTCCTGCCACAGGCCTGGGCCCTGGGGGGCTGGGGCTGTCTCTGCCATTTGATGGAGCCAATGTTTCCTCACTACACAAAATCATAAAAATCAAATGTCTAGGATTGCAATGACCCAAACCCTAATTTCATCAAAACTGAGCCCTGGTTTCACCAAAGAGGATGGAGGACATTGGCCAAGCACGACTCGTGCTTCGGTTTTAACTTTGAGAAAATTGAAGAATTACTTTGTTATGGGTAAACTCCAAGCTACTTAACTGGTTAATCGAACACTTAATTTCAAACCTGAGATCGATGCAATATTACTTGTTTGTAATAAACAATTCAAAATTCTACACACTCATTTCAGGAACGAATCACACACATCCTACATCCCCTTTTTAACAGCTTTGTGTAGGTCATAATCTGTTTGAAATTCATTAGGCCATGTTAATTAATGACAACAAAATAACTAATTAATGAGAACGTCTGTCACAAACGAGAACTTACTAGCTGCAAAAAGGTGAGATCGAAATCAAATGGCACTGCAATTGGCTGCATCTCACAATCACCTTTTGCCCATCCTGGCATGCAGATTTCAACCCTACTTTCATGATTTCTCCCGAACACCATCACGTGCGTAAGCTTGTGAACCTATCACTGCGTCTACCACTTGACACAAAGGTATCTTCACTAGCCAATTCCATCAAATCTTTATGTCAAAATTTGTAATCCCTTTAGGTGCATCACCTGGCCACCACAAGTTACACTCGTCAAGTTGCACACCACCTTTTCGTCACATCTTGTGGACAGTATCGTGCATGGACGCACGCAGCTTCCCTTTGGCTCCATGGAACCTCTATAAATAGTCATGGGTTTCGAAGCTTCTTATCACAGAACCAACCAATCGAAAGCCATCAGCTTGTAAGATAACACACAACGCATCGGCAAGAAACACCAGGAGGTAGAGCAATCAGATTCAGTTATGGCACCCAGCAGGGAAGCGTGTGCGATCGCCATGGCCGTGGCAGCTCCGTTCATCGCAATGGCAAGCAACATCAGCACCGACAACGTCGAGAAGCGGCGCAGGACCTCGTCCGACATGCTCCAGCGCACCGTCTCGGACGTGtccttccagctccaccaccacggccccgcgaaggaggaggaagaagctgcAGCAGAGGCGGAGATGAAGCTGCTCCACCCGGTCTCCGAGGTGGAGGACGCCAAGTGCGAGTGCTGCGGCATGTCGGAGGAGTGCACGCCGGAGTACATCCGCGGCGTGCGCGGCCGGTTCTCAGGGCGGTGGGTCTGCGGGCTGTGCGCCGAGGCCGTGACGGAGGAGGCCGAGAAGAACGGAGGGTCGCTCGAGGAGGCGCTCCGGACGCACATGGGCGTGTGCAAGAGGTTCAATGGCTTTGGGAGGACGTACCCGGTGCTGTTCCAGGCGGAGGCCATGAGGGAGATCCTGAGGAAGCGGTCCAAGCTCGGGCCGAGGTCCAGGTCCAGCATCAACCCACGGGAGGTCAGGGACACCGCCTCCAAGGCGAAGGCCAAGGCTTCAGCTGGCGCCGGCGGCATCGCACGCAGCTCCAGCTGCATGCCGTTCATCACCGACGAGTAGCTCAGTCCATCAACCGGACAGAGCTGGTTAATTcgctggctaactttgagcacgacAAGGTGCTTACCTAGAAGGATAAGTTTTAAGCcttcttgttgcatgttttcaCCATCTTTTTGGGCCAAGGGTGCATACTTCACACTCCTTTAGGGTGTTTTTTGGTAGCACCTCCAGCTTATCTAGATAGAACCTTGAGCATCGTTGTGGCAACACCTTAAGTCTTAAGCTTGTATAGTTAGTCAGCGGTCATGTTCTGTATTTTCCAAGTTCAAGTATGAATTGGATTTGGTGGTTGGACAACCTTAATTTGGTGCTGATCTTGGGCGTGCATGGTTCAGAAGTTCTTATTTGTTTTGGACGGGGGCTTCTGTTTGGTTCTCTTGTGGGGTACTTTGGTCGGAAGGAGCGTAAAGATCAGCCCCGACTTCCATTGATTCCATGCAGATTTTATGTGTGCATGGACTGTGGAATATGTATGTGTTGAACTGACTAGTAATACTCTTGTCATCCTAAGAGAAATGCAGTGAAATCAACTGTGACTAACTGCTTGCTGTGTGTTTGATCATCAATTAATTTCAGTTTATATCTTGAAAATTGTGACCAGGGCCTGACCCTCTTGTGTTTAATTGTTTGTTATCTGTTAAATTTCAGGAAATGAGAGTGAAGAAGGATTAAGTCCAATCATCTCCCCGGACACTCTGTTACTTTTCTTCTTTTCGAAAAAGTACATTTTCATACAATGAATATATCTTCATTTAATGAATCTGTCGAGGTGATACAACTGTACCGAACCAATGTTGGGCATGTGAATAGCATGATCCACCCAATCAACACATACCACGCAACCAAAAAGAAAATACCATtttacaacaatagtaacaaatgaaaaaaaaatgtcCATGCAAAAACTTTTTTGGCCATATGCATGCTTCAGCCGAATAGACGACATCATAAAAAGTCTTTGCCTTTGGCCTCAACAGAATAGATCAAGTAAAGAGTCATCACACACATGCATAAATAAAATACGTAGGAGATGTAACACATATTTTTGTTAGAAACCACGTCAACCCTAGTAAGACACAAAGCCTAACACAAGGGTGCCGTCCACACAAGAATATGTGCAAAAAAACCTTGCGAGCTATTGCCGAACCTATGAAGTGGACTACGTGGGGGTAAATGTTTGAAGCTACTTGAACTATGTCTCACACTGCACAAACAAACATGCACTAAAATAATGTGTTTAATAGACACTTCATATTGCAGAAGACACATGTCTTACTACCTTGCCAATTATTGCACGCCAGTTATGTTTAGTCAACATCACACCTCAATTTAGTAATCAAGAAATATTTTTACTCGAAGAGGTATTTTGAGCTTCCATAGGTTCTAATTATCAACAAGAACACCATCGTGGGCAATCACCTCATATAAGGACTTGACAGTAAACATGCTAGTCTCACACAAATTTCATCGAAACTCGTTCGGTTCATTTGACAGTTGAATGGGGTCCATAAGTGTGGGAAATTCATTTCACGTTGCGAAGCGAGGCACTAATAGGTCCCTATGGAAAGAAATGTCAGGGTTTGCATGGCCCAAGAACTACGCGGTTTTGACAAATTTATGTTTAATAATCTCTGATAcattgtcggtgtttactcacaacataagccatgcgtAGGCTAAAGATATGAGGTGGAGACCGAAAGTACACCGACGGGCTTTGGGAACCGGGTTGGTATAAGcgagggacgcacgatgtacccaggtccagggctctccgtagagataatcctCCTAGTCCTTCCGGAATGTATAATGCACTAGAGTggttacaatgtgctccttgagctattcgatggaagaggaagaaggagctgctgGCTCGCTACTGCCTCTCATGTATGGGGGTGTGTGTGTTGGATTGACCgatcctctgcatggagggggtcggggggttttataggcgaacccaccgacctacaataatgATAAAAGTACAAAGGCGGGACCCggccggcagcctcgccggctggccagggggtccatagtggtcttgtcttgtcgttggaggggtacgccggctgcgaggtcccatctggctatgggacccgtcggccagccaatgaagctctcgcgtaaggctgacacaggacacgtg harbors:
- the LOC123411336 gene encoding uncharacterized protein LOC123411336; its protein translation is MAPSREACAIAMAVAAPFIAMASNISTDNVEKRRRTSSDMLQRTVSDVSFQLHHHGPAKEEEEAAAEAEMKLLHPVSEVEDAKCECCGMSEECTPEYIRGVRGRFSGRWVCGLCAEAVTEEAEKNGGSLEEALRTHMGVCKRFNGFGRTYPVLFQAEAMREILRKRSKLGPRSRSSINPREVRDTASKAKAKASAGAGGIARSSSCMPFITDE